The Paenibacillus thermoaerophilus DNA segment CTGGTCATGAACACGTTGACCCGGCTCATGGGAGAAAATGTAAACGAATGGGCATCGCTTAAAACACACGTAAAAGATGCGTTGGGACGCTTTTTGTACGAACAAACCCGCAGAAGGCCGATGATCCTTCCGATCATCATGGAAGTCTAATTTCACTCCGTTTAACCGTCACTTTCACTACCACGTCGGCCTTAAAGAAACCGAGCGCATGACGACAAGACGCCTCGACCGGCTTAGCCGGAAGAGGCGTTTTTTGTGCGTTCCGCCCGTCCTCCGGGCCAATCCCGGCCAAGCCTCCCGCCCTTGCATGAAACGTTTGCCCCGCAACCATACTACGGAAGAATCGCCAACAGGCCGACTCTTGTCGGCAGGAGAAGGAGCGAAGAACGATGGATCTGCAGCGTTTCAAGCAGGAAGAGCCGCCGGCGCCGCCCGGGGAGGAGCGCAAAAAGCAGGCGGCGTTGGAGTCGATCCAGCAGTTGGGCCAGACAAGCTTGCCGGCTCCGGGTCCCGAATCCAATCTGTACTGCATGACGATCATCGGTCAAATCGAAGGGCATCTCACGTTGCCCCCCCAAAACAAAACGACCAAATACGAGCATCTGATTCCGCAGTTGGTCGCAGCCGAGCAAAATCCGAAAATCGAGGGCGTGCTTGTGATTTTGAACACGGTCGGGGGGGACGTGGAAGCCGGTCTCGCGATCGCCGAACTGATCGCCTCGATGTCCAAGCCGTGCGTCACGCTGGTGCTCGGCGGCGGGCATTCGATCGG contains these protein-coding regions:
- a CDS encoding ClpP family protease yields the protein MDLQRFKQEEPPAPPGEERKKQAALESIQQLGQTSLPAPGPESNLYCMTIIGQIEGHLTLPPQNKTTKYEHLIPQLVAAEQNPKIEGVLVILNTVGGDVEAGLAIAELIASMSKPCVTLVLGGGHSIGVPIAVSADVSFIAETATMTIHPIRLTGLVIGVPQTFEYLDKMQERVIRFVVRHSNVTEERFKELMFKTGELTRDIGTTVIGADAVRYGLIDKVGGLGDALKELNGLIEQRRAND